Part of the Camelus bactrianus isolate YW-2024 breed Bactrian camel chromosome 6, ASM4877302v1, whole genome shotgun sequence genome, TAAAAGAACTTCTTCCTTCAGAGGTATATTCTTACAAGATAAGGACCTCCTGCCCACACACCTTTCACACACCCACTGCCTACGTCACAATGTTTAGCTGCCAGAGGGGAAGGGCTTTATGGGCAAGAAGTCAAGAGCCTAGAGCCTCATGCCATACATTTCAGGCCTTTAAATTCTCAAAGCCCACCCCCAACAGATGACCTGGACGCCCTTTGGAGGCCCAAGAACTAAAAGTGGCCAGGACAGTCAGCAGCCTGCCTTCCTCTTCAGGTAAAGGGCAGAAATCCATCCTGTGTGACCCACAGCAGAGAGGATGCTGCGCACTGTGGAGGAGGCTCACCTGTTGCCAATCTTCTTCTTACAGACCATGCACACCTTCTCCTCCGTGATGATGCACTTCACCTGCTGGTGTAAAATCCGCTCTTCCTGGACCTGGGAGAGCAGAGATCGGGCGAGAACAGAAAGAGGAGCTGGCACTGTCTCATCTCCCAGCCCACAGACATTCCCCTCAATGAAACAGTTGCATCTAAGTGCCCAGTTAGTTGGTCGTGGGCTAGCTTGCACTACAGCGTTAAGGAGCACAAGGCTCCACCTTCATCTACAGGGATCGCGGTGACCTCGTACTGAAAAGTGCAAGCCCGCCCTCACGTCTGGAAGGCTCATACCCTCAGGAACTCTGCATGGAGAAGGTTCTTGAGCACTTGATTGAACCGTTTCTTTTGCGCATTCTCTTCCAAGACCTTTTCTAGAAAGATGCGTATATCATTAATCTGAGTGTTTGCTGGTAGGAGGTTGATGGCCTAGGGACGGAAGAGAGAAGGCAACAGGGTGAGGCAGgacaggaaagaaagggaggaaatgcCTGAAGTCACAGAGGTCTGAACTCCAGTCGCTGCTCCGGTCCCTCTTCTCATTCACTGCTCCCCTCCATCCCACCTCCCTGAGCAGAGCTGACCTTGGTGGTGTCCAGTTTGCTGTGGTGCAGCTCGAGGACCTGCAGGGCGGCCTGGAGGTTGGCTTGTGGCTCCAGCAGTTCCAGCTTGATTGGCCCCAGGCAGTGCACGCTGGGGGGTGACAGGTACATCCGGAGCAGGGACAGATACACCTGTCTCATACAGGTACAAGCCACGCACGTCAGGCTGGCAGCAACCCTCCCAGAACCCCCAGCATGAAAACACCTAAAGGCAAGAGGGTTGGTCTACAGGAACAGCTATCATAGAGcatttaaaactcatttttcaccttttaaaaaattttgtaaggGCAtaggtataactcagtggtagagcacatgcttagcatgcatgaggtcctggattcaatcctcagtacctctgttaaaagaaacttttttttggtaaagttaATCAACTGAAGATGTCAAAAAATTAAGGATTGTGTTTTctctaagagagagagaaaaaagcaaatgccGTATGGTTAGCATTATACTGTTGACAAAATGCCAACACTGCAAAATGACTCAAAGAGATCCTTCTTTTCCTTTGGCCTTGAAGGCTGAGACCCTGTAAGGTTTTGGCAGGTGGGGATTAACCCAAGATGAGAAGCCACATTTCCTACTGGTACTCACACCACAGGGTTTCTCAACCCTAGCACTCAACATTTTGGGCCAGGTAATTCTTTgctggggctgtcctgtgcgtgGTTTCACAGCAACTCCGGCCTTTGCCTCCTAGATTCCAGTAGCACTTCCACCCCCAAGTCATGGCCACCAAAAACGTCTCCAGACATTGGCAAATCCATGTGCAATCTCAACAGAGCATGTACGTGCACCTTATCAGAACCATCAGATGCTCCTAGTCAATAGGCTGACCACGTAATTTATTATACAAGTCAGGATTCTTTCACAAGTAAAGAGTCAGGGGTGCTACTACGAATAATCACAATAATCCCAAGCAAACCAGGACCATGGTCACCTGTCTCTCCTTCAACACGCACATACAAAATCAATCAGCGCATTGACCGAGGCCCTGTCTTGTCTTAGCAATTCCTACCAGTGGCTACAGCAGAGGGGGGTCGCTATGCTAAGAGGGATAGTGCAATGCAACACATTCCCTGGAGCCGGCTCACTACTTACATCTTTGTTGCCATCTTTGTTTTGGTCATAATGCTTGTGGCAATACCTGCAAGGGAGAAGGGGGTCAGACAAGGCCGTGTCTAGAGAGAGGGCATCGATGCTGCCTGTGAGAGCAGCCCCACGACAGCAACACCGAGGGCCAGCACACAAGGTGATGCTCGCTCTCGCTGCAGAGTGGAGGGGTGGCTTTCTTGGCCTCCCATGTCTCGCATCTCTCTGGGAGGCCTCTCTTAGACCCTTGGGAGGTGGGAAAACAGGGTCAACGTACTCTTCAGCCATCCTGGTATCCTTCAGGATGTGGACATAGATGAAGAGAGCTTGTTCGTGTTTCCCCATGCGTCCCAGGAGGAGAGCACGCTCTTCTAAGAGGCCTGTGGGGAAAAAGGAGTTTaagtaaccatcaccaccactggGCAAGTCCAAGGACAGGGGCCAAGTGATTAGAGGAATGGATATTGGGGAgatacaaaatgggaaaaaatatttttattacttgggattttttttaggaagaaaattactaacatttttagaagggaggggtggagggagctaTTTTAGGAAATGCTTTATCCCCTTTTTTGTGATCACTTACAAATGGGGTAAGAACACCCGACGATCAGCCAAGTGCACAATAAGCAGCTGCAATATACGAGGCACTTAAGCTAAGGTAAGCGCACACCTGGTCTCTGCGCTCACGGAGTTTATACATCAGACAGACACGTCTTTTTCACACAAATTATGGCACATTACAAAAACTGCTGAACAATGAACTTGGCCAAGAATATGTACTGACGCAATAAACAGGTTTCAACCTGGCCATCGCTTAACATGTGGTTCACACCCAAAAGAGACACCTCTTAGTCAGGTTACAAAAGAGAGTCTTCAGAGGGGCCAGAACAGGAGCCCACCCTGAAACACGTGCTTGTCCCAGGCCCACCATCTTGGAGGGCTGGGGAGCTGGTAAGAGGGAAAGATCAGTTTCTGCATTTCCTTCTGCTGAAGTGGCTTCTGGACCTAAGCCAGACACTCACCATCAAAAGGAAAATCACAGATGAGCCGGCCCGGATCATAGTAGCTGGAAATTTCCAGGAACATCAAGAGCTTCTGTCGGTATTCTCccagctccccctcctcctctccagcgGGGACTGGAGTTTTGCCTTTAAGGGAAACCAAGCTCAATGTGAACAGATGCTGTCGGGAAGCAATGGGGGGGTCGTCAAAAAAGATGAGGGGGTGGGGTTCAATGATGCCACCACAGTGGTCAGAAAGGGCCTCTGTGATGGTTTTTTGTGGACTTCACTTATTTTCTGGTCTTTAAGTGGCCCCAAAACATCAGCttgaggtggaaaaaaaaaaaagccaagctgCTTAGAGAACCGCTTTGATAAATAAACCTGTTTCTTATCAGCACAGCTGTCATTCTGCAGACAGatcagcttcctcctcctcccagggtgCCACCcagagaggctcagagatgcCCCGATCCAGACACGAGCTCCTGAGTCTCACGTGCTGGGCAGTTAGCTGCCCTGGCTCCTCTGAGGCACCTCCTGCCCACCTGGGCCTATGGAGAAGCTCAGGTCCCAGCTCACCTCTAAGGCCCAGGGCCACCCGGCTTTCTGAGGACTGGTACCTGCAGGGAAGGACAGGAGATACTCCTTCATCAGACCTTGCACCTTTTCACAGTACAGCTGGATCAGGCAGTTGTGGAACCGAGAGCCTGTCTCCTCCCAAACGTGGATGATGTGTTCCTGAGGGGAGAGACATACGGGTCTGCCTGGTACCCTCCATGCCGTGACCCAGCCCAGTCTCCCAAGTTCCCTCACATTTTTAAGAGCTGACAGTTCCCATCCAGAATGTCCCCTAATTAAGCCGTACAGATCACCGAGGGATAGTTCTAAAACCACTGGGAAATTTCACAGTACAACCCAGCAATATCAAGAATTACTGTCTTAGATTTCCAATCTAAGCTCCTTTATTAATTTTGTCTCTCAATCCTCCAAATCAGCCCCTGTAATTAAGGTTAAACATTTGCATTCTGGTACTTAAGACTGATCTGGTTGTCCTCTGGTCACAGCTGAGTCTGGCCGTACAAATATGGCTTTGAAATGTTCTTCTTGAACATCATTCTCTTTTATCCCTCTGTACGTTACCTAGATTTAGAAGGTAGCATCAAAAAGTGACATTTCCAGCTTGGTCTACTGGGATCTCTTTCTTCAGAGAAGATTAAAAGAACCCTCTTCCTTACATTCCTTCCAGTCCCCAAGGGACACAAACCCCAATCTGAACTTGCTAATCAGTGACTCATGCCATCCTGGATCCAGGGTTTGGGTTTGAAGCTTTTTAGTTCAGACCAAAAAACAGCTTACCAGATATGGAATAGCCAGGCCCTTAAAATTCTCCACTAAGAAGCCAAGCACTCGGTCTCGTGGCAGAGACTCCACCTCTGGGAGGtcttcagtaaatatctgttggaaCAGAATCTGAGTTCCAGCATCTGAGAGCAATTCTTCCAAACGCACGTGCACACCCGTATAGGGTCAAGTGGACAGACACTGAAGCAGGAAAGCACACAAGAGGGCATCTGTAGCCAGTTAGTGTGGGGCAGACTAGCTTTCAGGTCCCCTGACGTCTGTGCAAGGCTCTTTCCACCCCACTGTTGTCTCATGTTTCCCATTCTACTCTTGGAAACACCAGGGAAACTGCATGACTCCTTCTACCCCTCCATTCACCACTGTCCTATGTAGAATCAGGGCCAAACGTGGGCCAGATAAATCCAAGGGACTCCCGTGACCTACCTTCAGGCCATCCTCTGGGAAGTCTCTCAGCACCCACACCGAGTAGGAAAAAATCAAATGCAGGTTTTCTGTGCCTAGAGGGAAAAATAAGACTTGTCAGCAGATGAagcccacccaccctgcccacaGGACTGGGAGGGCAGGTGCCCAGGCTGCCCCAGGATTTATCTTCCAGTGAAGACAGCTCTGTTGGAGTACCAGTTGCTCAGGGCTGCTTGGGCCGACCACGCTGGCTACACACCACGGTGCTGTCACGGTTCCACCACTGGGGGACTTTCACCCCAGCTGGAGGCACCATGTTGGGTAAACAAAGGTAGGGACGGGACTGACCAGCCAGAatcagaagaggagagagatCAGGCCCACCTGAACACAATCCCTTCCCCGCCCCTCTCCACAAGCCGGACTTACCCAGATGCTGCAGGTACTGCACCGTCCTCTCGTGGCCTTTCAGAGGGGAGTTTGCTTTCTTGGACTGGTCCACCAGCACCTGCAGAGCTGGCCACGGAGCCCCAAAACAAGATCATGAGCCCCTTCCAGAAGGCGCATCTCCATGGCAGAGTCATCGCACCTCAGTAGGCTTCCCTTGTCAACATACAAGAGACCCTTCCGATCAAAGATACCCCCTCACCTTTCTCGTGGAGCCCCTTCTTCTCGTACAGGATTATCAGTTCACTGTACTTGTGAGCCTTCTTCAGCACATGTTCACTCTCTTCGATGTGGCAGTGATTGTTCTCCAGGCGCAGCAAGGGGGCCACCAGGGCCACGTTCGTCTGCAGAGAAGGCAGGACTTCAGCAGGACCTGCTTCCTGGGGGGCCCCACCCTTTCCCAGCACAGTTTATGCTCTTTCACACAtgttttaagggtttttttgaggggagggcagaggaagtgAACATTTTCTTTGAGGAAATACTGTCCTGTTCACCTTGTAGCACTAACCCCGATCCTAACAGAGAAGACCAGCCCACTGTAAGATCCTGTGTCAGTATCTTGCCTTATCCCCTCAATTCCAAGAAGCTCACAGATGTCAGGTCAAGAGGAGGTGGTTTCCGTCATCAAAGACTTCACTCCTACCATCACAGACCCCAGCGTGGTACCTTCCCAGTTTCAGGGGGCTGGGGGACCGTGGGTACCCGAGTGTGTGGAGAACTCACATGGAGGTAACACTTGAGCAGGGTGGTGTCAATGATCTGTAGCAGCTTCTTCTTGGATTTGATGGTAGGAGTGCCTTCCATGAGTGGGGAGGTGCTGGACTGGTGATCGGAGTCATTCAGCTTCTTTACCAGTTGGCTTCGTTTCTGCAAAGGCCAAAAATGTAGGGTCAAGGCCAGGACTAAATCTTCCTTTATCACCTGAGCTACCAGGCAATTCCAAATACCTCCAAATCAGCTCACCTAGCTACCCTGATCTCACATTAGCATTCAATTTTTATCAAGGATCAAAGTAGATGACTGACAAACTGCCAGACACaataacaattatttattgagaatttactaCAGACCAGACACTATGCCAAGCACTTTATATATTATCCTATTTTAAACCTAAAACAAATGCAATTATTTTATCCCCATCTTACATGTGCAGAATCCAAGGCATAGATGCTAGACACCTCATACGTGGCCAAATGGCAGATTTCAAATTAAGTCCTGATTCCAAAGTCTaagttcttttattctttttttaaaccagctttattggggtataagttacatgcaataaaatgtacactttaaaagtaTATTCATTTTGACAGATATACACATGCATGTAACCACCCCTCCAATCAAGGAACAGAACATTTCTGTTATCCCAGAGGGTCCCCTTGTGCTCTTTCCTAAGAATCTCACCCACTCCCCCgccactgatctgatttctatCACTAGGGATGTACCTCTCCtagaacttcatgtaaatggaatcatccaATCTGTActattttgtgtctggtttcacatgtgttacCATCTCTGTGGCACAATGCCAGTGGCAGTTACCTTCACACACTGCAAGTGTCAGAGGAGACCAGGGAAGAACGTGTGCTTAGAGTCCTAAAGCTAAGATAACTGCAAATAGAGGGTCTTCTGCGATGTCTCGGGCTTGGGAGACTTTCTGCCCTGGAAACCTTCTTCACTCGGCACATGGGCTGTGCTGTGTACAGACAGAGGCAAGTTTGTGTGCTCTCTGCAGGCTGCCAGCCACAGCTGGGCACCTCTGGAGCCTGATGTCAAGGAAGTGCCCAGGGTACACATGCCTGACTGGGCCTGCGAGACACTCACTGGCCCGGGAGCAGGTTGTGGGAAGCTGGTTTACAGTTTTCCTGGCAATACTTCTCATGCCAATCCGCGGACCCCTTATAACAATCTGCAGACCACTTACGGGAAAAAATAGTAAGTTCTCTGACTCTGAGTAGGTAcacaggaaataaataataacctTCTGCAAAGAAATGTAGGGTTCAGAGGCTTCAATGGAGATATTAGTTTTAGTGCTGACTCGAAAATTTCATTTATCAGCCCATAACAGTAaattggaaacaatttaagtCTAAATACTCCCCCTAAAAAAACCTGTTACAGAGGATATTTAATGACAGGGAAGGACTTTCCTAATACATggttaaatgttttaaaagtaaactataaaataatatatagttTGATATCCATTTGTGATAATTAaccaattaataaataaacaaaaactattcacaattatatataaaagtcTGGAAAAATGACACTAAAATGTTAGTTACTTTTCTCTGGGTGGTAGAGTTATAGGtgatttttacttttgctttatacttttctgtgttttccaagttttctgCATAGAGTAGATATTTTCTCCCCTAAGTATGTATGTTCCAAAAAAGTTTGGTTCAAAAAACTTATTCTTTTCTATCaactaaacttttttctttttagttcctcCAATAGCTTAGTATGAATTTACCAGGaactgagtgtgtttcctagtatcaGGATCTGGCAAAAAAGAATTTAGTGCTATCGTTAAGCAGAAAGATGAAGCAGAAACAAATGAGGCCCCCTGCCTCCAACTTCTATAGTGTTCATTTATGGAATACCTGTGGCATTACAGACTGCCCTCAATGCGCTACTATAGAGAAGCAGGTACTGGAACTCCCAGGGAAACTCTTCCACACACTTCTGTATCAGACCTACCTGCGTCAGGTAGTCAATCAGAGCCAAGTGAGCCTTCTCCAGTTCAGCCCCAGAGAGCACAGGCAGCGGGTTAGGATACTGCAGCTGCTTCCTGTAGTCCGTGGGCAGCAGGTCAGGGTACAGGCCCATCACATGGGTAGGATCTGCATGGATTccccagaaaggaacacagcaaTTTAAGGATAAACTGAAACAAGACTAATACTACAGCAAAATAAGTTTCAGACTGATTTTTTTACAGGAATAACTCCAGGTTCATAAAAACCCAATGaattatacacatataatttgagcgctatttttatatttatatgtatatttcgCTGAAACATTACAAAAGTGGCACGACTCTATATTCCAACACATACATAGAATTAGAATTGAAAATTCACTAACTTGCTAAAAGTAGGGGAGAAAAAGATTTCCCAAAGGGAAACTTGTAAGACATTGAAGTTGAAAAGATCAAcagatataatatttttaaaatgtcaaaaaggaatattagtaaaacaaaaagatcaTGTAACAGGCTGGGGAATATATCTGCAGCACATATGGCAAGAGGATAACAGGTCGATTAACAAGAAACAAATTCCCataaattggtaaaaaaaaaaaaagatttcatttgaTTAaagggcaaaagacatgaacaacTGACAAAAGAAGAATATACATTAAGTGGGAAAATGTTCTGCTACATTAAGAATCAAAGCAGTATACATTAGAAATGTCAAAGAGGTAACAGTTTTATATCCATTTAATTACTTAAAACCTTATTTTTATATGACACTACCTAGTACTTGCAATACTGTGAAACTAAATCACTCTTACATTGCTAAGGCAAAAATACTGCTACTTCAATAAGGAAAAAAGCACTTGGACCAACTAATCTCACTTCTAGGAGTGTATCCTCAAAAACAATCCAAAAGACGGGGGAGCGGGGCAGGGTCAATGCACCCAGTGAAAACCCCAGTCATTGCCTACTCCAGCGGTAGCCAGCCTAACAAAGCCATCCAGCACGTGGCTCCTAAACAAAGCCATACCTTCAAGACCGAGAAAAGTAACTGTTATGTCTAATTTatggaaacaaacacagaaagtcaaacaaactgagaagacagaggaatatgttccaaacaaagaaacaagataaaGTCTTAGGAAAAAACCTTGATGGAATGGAGATAAGCACTTTACAtgataaagagtttaaaataatagCCATAATGATGCTCAACGAACTGAGGAGAAGAATGgaggaacacagtgagaactttaACAAAGAGAAAGTATAAGAAAGCAAGcatcagagctgaagaatataatgactgaaatgaaaaatacaccagGGGGAATCAGTAACAGATTACATGATACAAAAGAACACattaatgatctggaagatagaacaGTGAAAATCACCTGGGCAgaacagcaaaaaggaaaaagaactaaaaaatatAAGGACAGTTTAAAGGACCCTCTGGAACATCAAGCATAcaaacattcacattataggggtcccagaaagagaaggaaggggcagaaaacttatttgaagaaataatagctgaaaactttcctaacctggggaaggaaacagatatccaggtccaggaagcacagagaatttGAAACAATATTAGCTCAAAGAGATCCACACTAAGACATATAAGTAAAGtggcaaaagttaaaaataaagagaattttaaagacagcaagagaataCAACTGGTCACATACAACAGAACCCCTATGAGGCTATCAGTtgattttccagcacaaactttcTGGGCCAGAAGGGtggaatgatatatttaaagtgctgaaattaaaaaaacttacaaccaagaatacccAGCAAGGTTCTCATTCAGAATTagaggagagataaagaatttcctagacaagcaaaaactaagaattTATCACTACCAAGCGGACCTTACAAAAAATGTCAGAATCTTCAATAAATGGAAAAGTAAGGGTCACAGTTAGAAATAAGAACatatatgaaaggaaaaaaatatcactAGTAAAAGCAAATACATAGTAAAGGCAGTGGATCAGTTACTTAAAAGgctagtatgaaggttaaaagacaaaagtcatAAAATCAACTACAAATACAATAAGTAGTTAATTGATACACAAAGTGAAAAGATGTAATATTATAACGTCAAAAACAAAATTTGCAGGGAGGGGTTAAAAATACTGCTTTTAGAATGCATTCGAACTTAAAGTGAGTATCAGCTTAAAATAAACTGCTGTATATATTGACTGAtatatataaacctcatggtaaccacaaaccaaaaacctacaatagatacacaaaaaaataaagagaaaggaacccAAAGataacactaaagaaaataaaccacaagGGAAGGGTTTAgctaaaagaagaaacagagaagaactacaaaaacaaccagaaaatcatttacaaaatggcagtaagtacatacctatcaataatcactttagatataaatggactaaatgttccaatcaaaagacacagggtggttgagtgaataaaaaaaacaagacccatatatatgccacctacaagagactcacttcagatctaaagacacacagagactAAAAGTGAAAGGGTGGAAGAGATATTCCACgcaaagggaaacaaaaagaaagctggagtagcaatacttaaaTCAGACAAAgtatactttaaaacaaagtctataacAAAGACAAAGAAGAGGTCATGATAATAAGGGTCAATCCAAGAAGAGAATATAACATTAATAATATTTATGTACCCAACatagaagcacctaaatatataaagcaaatatgaacagatataaaggaagaaattaacagtaatacaataatagtaggggactttaatatCCCATTGACATCagtggatagatcatccagacagaatcaataaggaaacattgacCTTAAATAAGACATTAGCCCAAATGCACTTGATATAAAGAATATTCCATCCAAAATCTGCAGAAgagacattcttttcaaatgtataaGTAACATCCTTCAGGGCAGATtgcatgctaggccacaaaacaaattcAAGTTTGAAATTATATCTAGCATCTTTTCTGACCTGGCGTTTTtggattactgattcaatttcattactagtaatcagtctgttcagattttatatttcttccttattCAGTCTTAGAcaattgtatgtttctaggaatttattcatttcttctgggTTTCCCAATTTACTGGTATATAATTGTCCATAGTAGTCTCATGATtgattgtatttctgtggtattggctGTAACTTcgcctctttcatttctgattttatttatttgggccctTCCTCTTTTTATCTTGATGAGTCTGGCAaacagtttatcaattttgtttatccttccaaagaaccagctcttacttCCGTTGATCTTTTCTGGTTCTCCCCGCCCTTGGccactatttcatttatttatgctctAGTTTATACTACTTCCTTCCTTCTAgtaactttgggctttgttttcttttcctggttCTTTCAGATGTAAAGTTAGAtgatttatttgagatttttcttattttctgagttAAGTCTgcattgctatgaacttccctcttagaactgcttttgttgtGTCCCCTATATTTTAgaaagttgtgtttccatttttgcttttctgcaagatattttaattctgtctttgatttcttaattgacccattggttgtttagtaccATGTTGCTTAGTCTCCATGTATTCGTGTTTTTTCTAGTTCTCTTCCTGTAATTGGCTTCTAAGTTTCATACTTttgcaactcaacatcaaaaaaaccccaaagaacccaattaaaaaatgggcataggacctgaagaaacatttttccaaagaagacatacagatggccaacaagcacatgaaaagacgctcaacatcactcatcatcagggaaatgctaaTCCCCATTAATTAAATGCTGTCCCCCATTAATTTTGTAGGTTCCTCCACCTGCCATTCCCCTAATATTCAAATAAACCATGCTTAATTTAACCAGATACTGCTTAAATTACCCAGAATTGATCTCCCTTGCTCACAACAAAGAACCTTAACTGATACAGGGAGTTACCACAGATCTTGATTGGCCAATGTCAAGGGAAGGTgggaaaaaggcaaaacaaaaaagaaagagtcaaacCAAGTATATATAGACTGATCTAAATTAAGTAAAAGTGGAATATAcccaaatgaaaaatttaatacTAATAATACCAGCAAACACCTGGCATTCATTAAGTACCACacattgttctaagcactttaaacTGCACAGCAACACTATGAGATGAGTAGTATTATTCCCCCTGTTTTGCAGAGGAgagaactgaagcacagagaggttcagtaactcTGCCTGAGGTTAAGCAGTCTGACTTCCAAGTACCAGCTCCTCACCACAATGCTCTAATGTCCAGAGAGTTTTTAGGACACTGAGTTTTTAGGACACTTTTGGAAAGGCTTTGCAGCACTGCCCTACTCAAAATGACCTACTGTTGAATCCTACTAAGCTCAGGTCACTGACTTCTGTCCAGAAAAGGATTCAATAATGACTAAATCAAATGTACATGTGTTGACTTGAATGCCTTTCTGTCACCT contains:
- the VPS39 gene encoding vam6/Vps39-like protein isoform X2, with protein sequence MHDAFEPVPILEKLPLQIDCLAAWEEWLLVGTKQGHLLLYRIRKDVGCNRFEVTLEKSNKNFSKKIQQIHVVSQFKILVSLLENNIYVHDLLTFQQITTVSKAKGASLFTCDLQHTETGEEVLRMCVAVKKKLQLYFWKDREFHELQGDFSVPDVPKSMAWCENSICVGFKRDYYLIRVDGKGSIKELFPTGKQLEPLVAPLADGKVAVGQDDLTVVLNEEGVCTQKCALNWTDIPVAMEHQPPYIIAVLPRYVEIRTFEPRLLVQSIELQRPRFITSGGSNIIYVASNHFVWRLIPVPMATQIQQLLQDKQFELALQLAEMKDDSDSEKQQQIHHIKNLYAFNLFCQKRFDESMQVFAKLGTDPTHVMGLYPDLLPTDYRKQLQYPNPLPVLSGAELEKAHLALIDYLTQKRSQLVKKLNDSDHQSSTSPLMEGTPTIKSKKKLLQIIDTTLLKCYLHTNVALVAPLLRLENNHCHIEESEHVLKKAHKYSELIILYEKKGLHEKALQVLVDQSKKANSPLKGHERTVQYLQHLGTENLHLIFSYSVWVLRDFPEDGLKIFTEDLPEVESLPRDRVLGFLVENFKGLAIPYLEHIIHVWEETGSRFHNCLIQLYCEKVQGLMKEYLLSFPAGKTPVPAGEEEGELGEYRQKLLMFLEISSYYDPGRLICDFPFDGLLEERALLLGRMGKHEQALFIYVHILKDTRMAEEYCHKHYDQNKDGNKDVYLSLLRMYLSPPSVHCLGPIKLELLEPQANLQAALQVLELHHSKLDTTKAINLLPANTQINDIRIFLEKVLEENAQKKRFNQVLKNLLHAEFLRVQEERILHQQVKCIITEEKVCMVCKKKIGNSAFARYPNGVVVHYFCSKEVNPADT
- the VPS39 gene encoding vam6/Vps39-like protein isoform X1, whose product is MHDAFEPVPILEKLPLQIDCLAAWEEWLLVGTKQGHLLLYRIRKDVVSADVASPESGSCNRFEVTLEKSNKNFSKKIQQIHVVSQFKILVSLLENNIYVHDLLTFQQITTVSKAKGASLFTCDLQHTETGEEVLRMCVAVKKKLQLYFWKDREFHELQGDFSVPDVPKSMAWCENSICVGFKRDYYLIRVDGKGSIKELFPTGKQLEPLVAPLADGKVAVGQDDLTVVLNEEGVCTQKCALNWTDIPVAMEHQPPYIIAVLPRYVEIRTFEPRLLVQSIELQRPRFITSGGSNIIYVASNHFVWRLIPVPMATQIQQLLQDKQFELALQLAEMKDDSDSEKQQQIHHIKNLYAFNLFCQKRFDESMQVFAKLGTDPTHVMGLYPDLLPTDYRKQLQYPNPLPVLSGAELEKAHLALIDYLTQKRSQLVKKLNDSDHQSSTSPLMEGTPTIKSKKKLLQIIDTTLLKCYLHTNVALVAPLLRLENNHCHIEESEHVLKKAHKYSELIILYEKKGLHEKALQVLVDQSKKANSPLKGHERTVQYLQHLGTENLHLIFSYSVWVLRDFPEDGLKIFTEDLPEVESLPRDRVLGFLVENFKGLAIPYLEHIIHVWEETGSRFHNCLIQLYCEKVQGLMKEYLLSFPAGKTPVPAGEEEGELGEYRQKLLMFLEISSYYDPGRLICDFPFDGLLEERALLLGRMGKHEQALFIYVHILKDTRMAEEYCHKHYDQNKDGNKDVYLSLLRMYLSPPSVHCLGPIKLELLEPQANLQAALQVLELHHSKLDTTKAINLLPANTQINDIRIFLEKVLEENAQKKRFNQVLKNLLHAEFLRVQEERILHQQVKCIITEEKVCMVCKKKIGNSAFARYPNGVVVHYFCSKEVNPADT